A genomic region of Leptolyngbya sp. NIES-2104 contains the following coding sequences:
- a CDS encoding Crp/Fnr family transcriptional regulator, whose product MLNSFERLLLVRGVPIFKELRDDFLVRLASIMEERAYAVKEPILIEGQEGRSMYVICKGSVRVHNGSRDLIFCKRGDFFGEMSLFDSEPRSASVTAIEPCECLVLTQQQLYEAVDETPGIALNLIKILSGRVREMNREIKAKEQELRLLRGEPITQIR is encoded by the coding sequence ATGTTAAACAGTTTTGAGCGATTGTTATTAGTTCGTGGTGTGCCGATCTTTAAAGAACTCCGGGACGATTTCCTGGTGCGACTGGCATCGATTATGGAAGAGCGAGCGTATGCGGTCAAAGAACCGATTCTGATCGAAGGTCAAGAAGGTCGATCGATGTATGTGATCTGCAAAGGTTCTGTCCGCGTTCACAATGGCAGTCGAGATCTAATCTTTTGCAAACGCGGTGATTTCTTCGGTGAGATGTCCCTGTTTGATTCGGAACCACGATCTGCATCGGTCACCGCGATCGAGCCGTGTGAATGTCTGGTTTTAACTCAGCAGCAACTCTATGAAGCGGTAGACGAAACGCCCGGAATTGCATTGAATCTGATTAAGATCCTCTCTGGGCGAGTGCGCGAAATGAATCGAGAAATCAAAGCCAAAGAACAGGAACTTCGCTTGCTCCGAGGTGAACCGATCACACAGATTCGTTAG
- a CDS encoding alpha/beta fold hydrolase — protein sequence MNKQSKIGGIVVDALPWRQRIGSQRDWMWRGWRTRYTYMRSQKSENAPPLMLIHGFGASIGHWRHNVSALSQHHTVYALDLLGFGASEKAIAPYNVVLWIEQVHDFWLTFVREPVVLIGNSIGSMVCLAAAKAYPEMVKGVVMLNLPDSSVLDAPEWTGTAVKVFRPIAAVAKSIFTFPLIFNPFFRVLRSSSLVRLWARQAYSSSDSISDELVEILSMPARDRGAVRALRSMVTTPKMTEYRARSILPAMKIPMLLFWGKQDKFVPPSLAASCVKLNPKLELMEIENAGHCPHDEQPEIVNRKILSWIEECVK from the coding sequence ATGAATAAGCAGAGTAAGATCGGTGGAATTGTGGTAGACGCTTTACCTTGGCGGCAGAGAATTGGCAGTCAGCGCGATTGGATGTGGCGCGGTTGGCGAACGCGATATACGTACATGCGATCGCAAAAATCCGAGAATGCTCCCCCGCTGATGTTGATTCACGGGTTCGGTGCTTCGATCGGTCATTGGCGGCATAACGTTTCGGCTCTGAGTCAGCATCATACGGTGTACGCGCTGGATTTGTTGGGATTTGGGGCATCGGAAAAAGCGATCGCGCCGTATAACGTGGTGTTGTGGATCGAGCAGGTTCACGATTTTTGGTTGACGTTTGTGCGGGAGCCTGTGGTTTTGATCGGAAACTCGATCGGCTCGATGGTGTGTTTGGCAGCGGCAAAGGCTTATCCTGAAATGGTGAAAGGTGTGGTCATGCTGAATTTGCCGGATTCTTCGGTGTTGGATGCGCCGGAATGGACTGGGACAGCGGTAAAAGTGTTTCGTCCGATCGCGGCTGTGGCAAAAAGTATTTTCACGTTTCCATTGATTTTTAATCCGTTCTTTCGAGTGCTGAGAAGTTCGAGTCTGGTTCGATTGTGGGCGCGGCAGGCGTATTCGAGTTCGGACAGTATTAGCGATGAACTGGTGGAAATTTTGTCGATGCCAGCACGCGATCGAGGTGCGGTGAGGGCACTGCGATCGATGGTGACGACTCCGAAAATGACCGAGTATAGAGCACGATCGATTTTGCCCGCGATGAAGATTCCGATGCTGTTGTTTTGGGGCAAGCAAGATAAGTTCGTGCCGCCGAGTTTGGCTGCGTCTTGTGTCAAACTGAATCCGAAATTAGAACTGATGGAGATCGAGAATGCAGGGCATTGTCCGCATGATGAACAGCCTGAAATTGTGAATCGTAAAATTCTGAGTTGGATTGAGGAGTGTGTGAAATGA
- the infC gene encoding translation initiation factor IF-3, with amino-acid sequence MPVINERIRFPKVRVIDADGSQLGIMTSREAQTMADEKELDLVLVSDKADPPVVKIIDYGKHKFEQEKKAKEAKKKQHTVDVKEVKMRYKIEEHDYNVRINQAERFLKAGDKVKATIMFRGREIQHSDLAETLLKRMAGDLQEIAEVQQAPKKEGRNMMMLLAPKK; translated from the coding sequence ATGCCCGTGATCAACGAACGAATTCGGTTTCCGAAAGTTCGTGTCATCGATGCTGACGGCTCCCAGCTAGGGATCATGACCTCGCGAGAAGCCCAAACGATGGCAGACGAAAAGGAACTCGACTTAGTTCTTGTCAGCGACAAGGCTGATCCCCCTGTCGTCAAAATTATCGACTACGGTAAGCACAAATTCGAGCAAGAAAAGAAAGCCAAAGAAGCGAAGAAAAAGCAGCATACCGTAGACGTGAAGGAAGTCAAAATGCGCTACAAAATTGAGGAACACGATTACAACGTGCGAATCAATCAAGCCGAACGCTTCCTCAAAGCCGGAGATAAAGTCAAAGCGACGATCATGTTTCGAGGACGAGAGATTCAGCACAGTGATCTTGCGGAGACTTTGCTGAAGCGGATGGCGGGCGACCTTCAAGAAATTGCCGAAGTGCAACAAGCCCCGAAAAAAGAAGGGCGTAATATGATGATGCTGTTGGCACCGAAGAAATAA
- a CDS encoding HEAT repeat domain-containing protein produces MVSTNQAPDKSGESPFLRWINLRSGEGDRTFWMFAFYTFTSTGLIWLEACSVEMFLAQFGAANLPLIYIVSAALKIGLGWLYSELQRYLPLRAVIVTIALLLASPLPFFSVGLSGGFGEQFGQFYVLQVVVFGMQLWLEASHVLNDLNASITANQLFNIREIKRTYPLISSGILVADVVGGFSLPFVLGLFPRDVAVSQVLLIAFGFMLSGAVILWGLSHLYQQAFPEVRRRRDDTTAENSATRLQGQMQRYMSLLQIFFALAQVFLLLIEFQFLTQLGQHSEISSQLGKGDIAGFLGIFNGAMGICELIMQWSFSSRVLDRVGVFRSLMLMPLIIIGFTGVSITGVSPVFVSILVMRFLYELLHYTLLTGSVPFLFYSVPDYLRNREQARVRGIAEPISTALTGLMLLGLVKLGLNGMGAAEKLSLGIMIVFAIGWLITIVFLKKEYLNLLVLNAGRGQLSTSDVDMKALRQRTIETLEKPGADEDKRACIDFLSDIDGKNAGEVLAPLLSKLTPELQHKSIEVMLNHPNPAFLNPVKSLCSQRPAPEVMAVALRYIWLTEETASISELRHYLKPNHPSIVRATAASLILRQGTISEKAEATYVLQAMLKHKQTQERVIGCRALGGAVHLQGLRLWLKPYVADLLKDPSIEVKCATLEAISATRSEEFYRYLLSGLYVRPTREAAKSALVRLGNEVLPKLIWIADDIDRPPLVRSEAFSAIGQIGTPEAIELLISRLLTSWGTTRRLLLRILLKIPNEKGIEAVSERLGRQGIEELIDQELMFMGQVYAASMDLILERVRCDETVLLRSALETLPTDSIERLFLLMKFLYPIGSIRVAEFNFQSDSRSAIAQGLEILDSTLDIGNKRALLGVLDHELSMDKLQSLSSVVSYTPMQPNERLNQLLELRHFISDWALACCFHLARRARWDLSGDAIRSSLRHPRGYVREAVLSYIAKQYPQQLGRVLQKFQDEHDPIVSKQVKHMMQALGMTSPEPSSKVVFFQRPGLN; encoded by the coding sequence ATGGTTTCGACAAATCAAGCTCCCGACAAATCCGGAGAAAGCCCATTTCTCCGCTGGATTAACCTCCGATCTGGTGAAGGCGATCGAACGTTTTGGATGTTCGCCTTCTACACCTTCACTTCGACGGGGCTGATTTGGCTTGAAGCCTGTTCAGTTGAGATGTTCCTCGCCCAATTCGGAGCAGCAAATTTACCGCTGATCTACATTGTTAGTGCGGCACTCAAGATTGGGTTAGGCTGGCTCTATTCGGAACTTCAGAGATATCTACCGCTCAGAGCTGTGATTGTTACGATCGCGCTTCTGCTCGCATCTCCGCTTCCGTTCTTCTCAGTCGGTTTATCGGGCGGATTCGGTGAGCAATTCGGTCAATTCTATGTGCTGCAAGTTGTCGTTTTCGGGATGCAGCTTTGGCTTGAAGCAAGTCACGTTCTCAACGATCTAAATGCGTCCATCACTGCGAATCAGCTTTTCAACATTCGAGAAATCAAGCGTACCTATCCCTTAATTAGCAGCGGAATTCTGGTTGCTGATGTGGTTGGTGGCTTCTCACTGCCGTTTGTACTGGGACTGTTCCCGCGTGATGTGGCAGTCTCTCAAGTTCTGTTGATTGCTTTCGGATTCATGCTGTCTGGAGCCGTCATTCTATGGGGGCTGAGCCATCTGTATCAGCAGGCTTTTCCAGAAGTGCGGCGGCGGCGCGATGATACAACGGCGGAAAATTCTGCAACTCGGCTCCAAGGACAAATGCAGCGATATATGTCCCTGTTGCAGATCTTCTTTGCTCTCGCGCAAGTGTTTCTGCTCCTGATTGAGTTTCAATTTCTGACTCAGCTTGGACAGCATTCTGAAATTTCATCACAGCTAGGAAAAGGAGATATTGCGGGATTTCTTGGCATCTTTAATGGGGCAATGGGGATCTGTGAACTGATCATGCAGTGGTCATTTTCGAGCCGAGTGCTCGATCGCGTTGGCGTTTTTCGATCGCTGATGTTGATGCCGCTCATCATTATCGGATTCACTGGAGTTTCGATCACTGGAGTTTCTCCGGTCTTCGTGAGCATTCTAGTGATGCGATTTCTCTATGAATTGCTGCACTATACGTTGTTAACCGGTAGCGTTCCATTCTTGTTCTACTCGGTGCCAGATTACCTACGAAATCGAGAACAGGCGAGAGTTCGAGGGATTGCAGAACCGATTTCGACTGCACTCACTGGATTGATGCTTCTGGGACTTGTGAAACTCGGTCTAAACGGGATGGGAGCCGCTGAGAAGCTAAGTTTAGGAATCATGATTGTATTTGCGATTGGATGGCTCATCACGATCGTATTTCTCAAAAAAGAGTATCTCAATCTCTTAGTGCTCAATGCCGGACGTGGGCAATTAAGTACTTCAGATGTGGATATGAAAGCATTGCGGCAAAGAACGATCGAGACTTTAGAAAAGCCCGGAGCCGATGAAGATAAACGGGCTTGTATTGACTTTCTAAGCGATATCGATGGCAAAAATGCTGGAGAGGTTTTAGCCCCACTTCTTTCTAAGCTCACACCAGAATTGCAGCACAAAAGTATCGAAGTGATGCTGAATCATCCAAATCCTGCTTTTCTCAATCCGGTGAAGTCTCTATGTTCTCAGCGTCCTGCACCAGAAGTGATGGCAGTCGCTCTAAGATACATTTGGCTCACAGAAGAAACCGCTTCAATTAGCGAACTGCGGCACTATCTCAAACCGAATCATCCTTCGATCGTGAGAGCGACCGCAGCTTCATTAATTCTACGTCAAGGAACAATCTCAGAGAAAGCCGAAGCAACTTATGTGTTGCAGGCGATGTTAAAGCACAAACAAACTCAGGAACGAGTGATCGGTTGTCGGGCACTAGGGGGAGCAGTTCATCTGCAAGGACTTCGATTGTGGTTGAAACCATATGTTGCCGATTTGTTGAAAGATCCGTCGATCGAAGTGAAATGCGCCACTTTAGAAGCAATCTCAGCTACTCGATCCGAAGAATTCTACCGCTATCTGCTCAGTGGTTTGTATGTTCGTCCCACTCGTGAAGCCGCGAAATCCGCCTTAGTTCGATTAGGGAATGAAGTCTTACCGAAACTGATTTGGATTGCAGATGATATCGATCGACCGCCCTTGGTACGAAGTGAAGCATTTAGCGCGATCGGACAAATCGGAACGCCTGAAGCGATCGAGCTTTTGATTTCTCGCTTGCTAACCTCTTGGGGAACCACTCGACGATTACTATTACGAATTCTGCTGAAAATCCCGAATGAGAAAGGAATTGAAGCAGTTTCAGAGCGTCTAGGCAGACAAGGCATCGAAGAGCTAATTGACCAAGAGTTAATGTTTATGGGGCAAGTGTATGCTGCTTCAATGGATTTGATTCTAGAGCGAGTTCGATGTGATGAAACGGTCTTATTGCGATCGGCATTAGAAACATTGCCAACCGACAGTATCGAGCGATTGTTTTTATTAATGAAATTCCTTTATCCAATCGGTTCGATTCGAGTGGCAGAATTTAACTTTCAGTCAGATTCTCGATCGGCGATCGCTCAAGGGCTAGAAATTCTCGATAGTACTTTGGACATTGGGAATAAACGAGCATTGTTGGGAGTGCTCGATCATGAATTATCGATGGATAAGCTACAAAGTTTGTCGAGCGTTGTTTCCTACACACCGATGCAGCCGAACGAGCGATTAAATCAGCTTCTAGAACTGCGACATTTCATCTCAGATTGGGCATTAGCATGTTGTTTCCATTTAGCAAGACGAGCGCGATGGGATCTCAGTGGGGACGCAATTCGATCGAGCTTGAGACATCCGAGGGGATATGTTCGCGAAGCCGTTCTCAGCTACATTGCCAAGCAATATCCCCAACAGTTAGGGCGAGTGCTCCAAAAGTTTCAAGATGAACATGATCCGATCGTGTCGAAGCAGGTAAAACACATGATGCAAGCGTTGGGCATGACTTCACCAGAGCCATCTTCTAAGGTTGTATTTTTTCAACGTCCTGGATTGAACTAA
- the rplY gene encoding 50S ribosomal protein L25, producing the protein MPFSIEAQKRPEGSKPNALRRGGKIPATLYGHNGTESIQLVVDAKTAGFLVRDAAPNKSVVEVSIPELSWNGKTVMREVQTHPWKGSLYHISFFAQKD; encoded by the coding sequence ATGCCGTTCTCGATCGAAGCTCAAAAACGTCCTGAAGGAAGTAAGCCGAATGCGCTCCGTCGCGGTGGCAAAATTCCTGCAACGCTGTATGGTCACAATGGTACTGAGTCCATCCAACTCGTCGTGGATGCGAAAACTGCTGGATTTTTAGTGCGCGATGCGGCTCCGAATAAGTCAGTCGTAGAAGTCAGCATTCCTGAGTTGTCTTGGAATGGTAAGACGGTGATGCGTGAAGTTCAAACCCATCCTTGGAAAGGTTCGCTCTATCACATCAGCTTCTTTGCTCAAAAAGATTAG
- a CDS encoding adenylosuccinate synthase, translating into MANVVVIGAQWGDEGKGKITDLLSKSADVVVRYQGGVNAGHTVVVKDQTFKLHLIPSGILYPDTECIIGCGTVIDPKVLLQELDQIEALGISTRNLLISETAHVTMPYHRLIDKAAEEQRGNHKIGTTGRGIGPTYADKSERTGVRVVDLMNPEGFREQLEWTIAQKNLILEKLYNLPPLDAGEVFDEYMGYADRLRPHVVDSSLKIYDAIRRKRNVLFEGAQGTLLDLDHGTYPYVTSSNPVSGGACVGTGIGPTVIDRVIGVAKAYTTRVGEGPFPTELHEEMGALLCDRGAEFGTTTGRQRRCGWFDAVIGRYAVRINGLDCLAITKLDVLDAMDEIKVCVAYEIDGQRCEDFPSNSRLFARCKPIYETMPGWKRSTEDCRSLDDLPEEALEYLKFLAELMDVPIAIVSLGAKRDQTIIVEDPIHGPKRALLYTNETPQPANV; encoded by the coding sequence TTGGCTAACGTAGTTGTTATTGGTGCCCAGTGGGGCGATGAAGGTAAAGGCAAAATCACCGATTTGCTCAGCAAGTCGGCAGATGTCGTAGTTCGCTATCAAGGCGGTGTTAATGCTGGGCACACAGTGGTTGTCAAGGATCAAACCTTTAAACTCCATCTGATTCCGTCTGGAATTCTGTACCCCGATACCGAGTGCATTATCGGTTGCGGAACGGTGATCGATCCGAAAGTTTTGCTACAAGAACTCGATCAGATCGAAGCGCTCGGCATTTCGACGCGGAATTTACTGATCTCCGAGACGGCTCATGTGACGATGCCGTATCACCGCTTGATTGACAAAGCCGCAGAAGAACAGCGCGGTAATCATAAAATCGGCACGACCGGACGCGGAATCGGTCCCACTTACGCCGACAAATCAGAGCGCACAGGCGTTCGAGTGGTTGATTTGATGAATCCGGAAGGGTTCCGCGAGCAGTTGGAATGGACGATCGCCCAAAAGAATCTCATTCTCGAAAAGCTTTACAATCTGCCGCCGTTGGATGCGGGTGAAGTTTTCGACGAATACATGGGCTATGCGGACAGGTTGCGCCCGCATGTGGTGGATAGTTCGCTGAAGATTTACGATGCGATTCGCCGCAAGCGGAATGTGCTGTTTGAAGGCGCACAAGGGACTCTACTCGACTTGGATCACGGGACGTATCCGTATGTGACTTCCTCGAATCCAGTATCGGGTGGCGCTTGTGTGGGAACGGGAATCGGTCCGACGGTGATCGATCGCGTGATCGGAGTTGCGAAAGCGTATACAACTCGTGTCGGAGAAGGACCTTTCCCGACCGAATTGCATGAAGAAATGGGCGCGTTGTTGTGCGATCGTGGAGCCGAATTTGGTACGACCACGGGACGACAACGGCGCTGCGGTTGGTTTGATGCAGTGATTGGACGGTACGCCGTTCGCATCAATGGTCTAGATTGTCTAGCGATTACGAAGCTAGATGTCTTGGACGCAATGGACGAAATCAAAGTATGTGTTGCCTACGAAATCGATGGGCAGCGCTGCGAAGATTTTCCGAGTAACTCGCGCTTGTTCGCTCGATGCAAGCCGATTTATGAAACGATGCCGGGATGGAAGCGATCGACTGAAGACTGTCGATCGCTCGACGATTTGCCAGAAGAAGCGCTTGAGTATCTCAAGTTTTTGGCAGAATTAATGGATGTGCCGATCGCGATCGTGTCTTTAGGAGCCAAACGCGATCAAACCATTATTGTCGAAGATCCCATTCACGGTCCGAAACGGGCGCTGTTGTACACCAACGAAACGCCCCAACCCGCTAACGTTTAG
- a CDS encoding PIN domain-containing protein, whose protein sequence is MKVLVDTNVLIDVALQRQPFFQDSDRAFALIEQGGAEGFVSATTYSDLYYIIRKTQGHDWTLEFLRRLARICQIAAIDQTVIASALSLGFPDFEDAIQYAAAIENQLDGILTRDTQGFTQATIQIFTPTAFIQAIT, encoded by the coding sequence TTGAAAGTTTTAGTAGACACGAATGTTTTGATTGATGTTGCGCTTCAACGACAACCGTTTTTCCAGGATAGCGATCGTGCTTTCGCGTTAATCGAGCAAGGAGGTGCAGAAGGTTTTGTTTCTGCCACAACATACAGCGATTTGTACTACATCATTCGTAAAACTCAAGGGCACGATTGGACGTTGGAATTTTTGAGGAGACTAGCGAGAATTTGTCAGATTGCAGCGATCGATCAAACTGTGATTGCATCGGCTCTATCACTTGGATTTCCCGATTTTGAGGATGCAATCCAGTATGCAGCAGCGATCGAGAATCAGCTTGATGGCATTCTAACTCGCGATACACAGGGGTTTACTCAAGCCACAATTCAGATTTTTACACCAACTGCATTCATTCAAGCAATTACGTAA
- a CDS encoding ATP-binding cassette domain-containing protein, giving the protein MDSFDCDRAWKNLMRIRVEQVSFAAGRVTQKGTPISGYEVLRNVSFVVEKGNRIAIVGASGSGKTTLLKLLNRLIEPSAGSIEFEGKPYSEIPVLQLRQQILFVAQEPKLFGTTIREALIYPLKLRNLKDIDQRIDQVVERMNIPREWLDRSELELSTGERQWIAIARALICQPAVLLLDEPIANLDAARSEILLKVLAQVDSTVLVVTHQFEWAERFAGRILQLQQGQLIRNEMGIDWNSVKNTIAQIEREEAAEWD; this is encoded by the coding sequence GTGGACAGTTTCGACTGCGATCGCGCTTGGAAAAATCTGATGCGGATTCGAGTTGAGCAAGTCAGTTTCGCGGCGGGTCGAGTGACGCAGAAAGGCACACCGATTTCAGGCTATGAAGTGCTGCGGAATGTTTCGTTTGTGGTGGAGAAAGGCAATCGAATTGCGATCGTCGGTGCTTCGGGTTCTGGAAAAACAACATTGCTCAAACTATTGAATCGATTGATCGAACCGAGTGCGGGATCAATTGAGTTTGAAGGTAAGCCTTATTCAGAAATTCCAGTCCTGCAATTAAGACAGCAAATTCTCTTTGTTGCTCAAGAGCCGAAACTGTTCGGAACAACGATCAGAGAAGCTTTGATCTATCCGCTGAAGTTGAGAAACTTAAAAGACATTGATCAGCGAATTGATCAAGTTGTTGAACGAATGAACATTCCGCGAGAATGGCTCGATCGATCTGAACTAGAGCTTTCTACAGGAGAACGACAATGGATCGCGATCGCTAGAGCTTTAATCTGTCAACCTGCGGTGTTGTTGTTGGATGAACCGATCGCAAATTTGGATGCTGCTCGCAGCGAGATTTTACTGAAAGTTTTGGCTCAAGTTGATTCTACGGTTCTCGTGGTTACTCATCAGTTTGAATGGGCGGAACGGTTTGCAGGACGAATTTTACAGTTACAACAAGGGCAATTAATTCGCAATGAAATGGGCATCGATTGGAACAGTGTGAAAAATACGATCGCACAAATCGAACGAGAAGAGGCAGCGGAATGGGATTGA
- a CDS encoding mechanosensitive ion channel family protein: MFIISAQPVNLLSDNINHLILQRNLSNLALQVVPKMVWAIAILLFTRWAANIIRPIGFRLLKYAEPTLQKFLIQVASILVWMAGGVAALNAIGLQTTTIVTVIGAAGLAIGLALQNSLSHFAAGVMLVSFRPFEVGDTIEGAGVSGTVDSIGLFSTTIVSSDNVRITVPNSNLFSGTLKNNTIMGTRRVDLQIDIGDREIESTITHLLSIVQPHPLVLREPRPTCHVESITPEKTMLYLRPWCAATHYEQVRSEMLQLVKEALKSNESV; encoded by the coding sequence ATGTTCATCATCAGCGCTCAACCTGTTAATCTGCTGAGCGATAACATCAATCATTTAATCTTGCAGCGAAATTTGAGCAATTTAGCGCTGCAAGTCGTACCCAAGATGGTTTGGGCGATCGCAATTCTCCTGTTCACCCGCTGGGCAGCGAACATCATTCGACCGATCGGCTTTCGCTTGCTCAAATACGCAGAACCCACGCTGCAAAAATTCTTGATTCAAGTTGCCTCGATTCTGGTGTGGATGGCAGGAGGCGTTGCGGCGCTAAATGCGATCGGGTTACAAACGACCACGATCGTTACTGTAATCGGTGCGGCAGGTTTAGCGATCGGTCTTGCGCTACAAAATAGCTTGTCTCACTTTGCGGCTGGAGTGATGCTCGTGAGCTTCCGACCGTTTGAAGTGGGAGATACGATCGAAGGTGCAGGCGTATCCGGAACCGTCGATAGTATTGGATTGTTCTCAACGACGATTGTTTCTTCGGATAACGTGCGAATCACAGTTCCGAATAGCAATCTGTTTAGCGGGACACTGAAGAACAATACGATTATGGGGACTCGGCGCGTAGATTTGCAGATTGATATTGGCGATCGAGAAATTGAATCCACGATTACGCATCTTTTGTCGATCGTGCAACCGCATCCCTTAGTGCTGCGCGAACCTAGACCGACTTGCCATGTAGAATCCATCACCCCAGAAAAGACAATGCTCTATCTGCGTCCGTGGTGTGCAGCAACGCATTATGAGCAAGTGCGATCGGAGATGTTGCAACTCGTGAAAGAGGCGCTGAAATCTAACGAATCTGTGTGA
- a CDS encoding DUF2079 domain-containing protein: protein MLDFLPTRISTRVNKALNFDSHPIGAALRLTIVVSVIFFFTSSLKHAVFLSSAWDMGIFDQAVYLISQGLAPISSYMGFHVLGDHAALILYPLALLYKIHVSTHWLFLTQAIALASGIIPTWKLAQHAGLTVSQSKWVVLTYLLYPVLFSANQFHFHPEVFAIPAFLWAIWAAQTRKIWLFCAAIALILSCKAVLSLTVFSMGIWLWKFEHRRKYGLIAIVVGLAWFVISTQMIIPFLGGNSAEIQRHLYRYGSLGNSFSEIAIKAVTQPWLVIEQVVSRANIVYLLRLTAPIVWALSPQSIAPLVGAIPCVFLNLLSDSSAQKSLAYQYSLPVLPFVVMTVIAAFKLDRGWVRKKRIVLLCLITGFILLSAVIKSGDYLRVIDNWQAKREAVALVPPSASVLTVMDIAPHLSHRSKITTATVAFDASKALDFSTIPNYEAVLLDVRHTNDFTAPQEFLNQVLQTVQTDDRFNLKYQRDDVYLFLRKF, encoded by the coding sequence ATGCTGGACTTCCTCCCAACTCGCATTTCGACTCGTGTGAACAAAGCGCTGAATTTTGATAGTCATCCGATCGGTGCTGCTCTGAGGTTAACGATCGTAGTTTCAGTCATTTTCTTTTTTACCAGCAGTCTCAAGCATGCGGTTTTCCTATCTTCAGCTTGGGACATGGGAATTTTTGATCAAGCGGTCTATCTGATTAGTCAAGGATTAGCGCCGATTTCGTCTTACATGGGCTTTCACGTGTTGGGCGATCATGCGGCGCTGATTCTTTATCCATTGGCATTGCTCTACAAGATTCACGTCAGTACACACTGGTTGTTTTTAACGCAAGCGATCGCATTAGCCAGCGGCATTATTCCAACTTGGAAATTGGCTCAACATGCAGGATTAACCGTTTCCCAGTCGAAGTGGGTCGTGCTGACCTATCTACTGTATCCGGTGCTGTTCAGTGCAAATCAATTTCATTTCCACCCAGAAGTATTTGCAATTCCGGCGTTTCTCTGGGCAATCTGGGCGGCACAAACTCGAAAAATTTGGCTATTCTGTGCTGCGATCGCGCTTATCCTAAGCTGTAAAGCCGTTCTCTCGCTCACCGTGTTCAGCATGGGGATTTGGCTATGGAAGTTTGAACATCGCCGCAAGTATGGATTAATTGCGATCGTGGTGGGACTCGCTTGGTTTGTAATTTCCACGCAGATGATCATTCCGTTTCTTGGAGGCAATTCGGCAGAGATTCAGCGACATCTTTATCGCTACGGCAGCTTAGGAAACTCGTTTTCGGAAATCGCGATCAAAGCAGTAACACAACCTTGGCTAGTGATTGAGCAAGTCGTATCGCGTGCGAATATTGTGTATTTACTTCGATTGACGGCACCGATTGTATGGGCATTATCACCCCAATCGATCGCGCCACTGGTCGGGGCAATTCCCTGCGTTTTTCTGAATCTCCTGAGTGATTCTTCTGCTCAGAAAAGCTTAGCTTATCAATATTCGCTGCCCGTGTTGCCGTTTGTCGTGATGACGGTAATCGCAGCATTCAAGCTCGATCGCGGTTGGGTGCGGAAAAAGAGAATTGTATTGCTCTGTTTGATTACAGGTTTCATCTTGCTTTCAGCCGTAATCAAATCTGGTGACTATCTTCGGGTGATCGATAACTGGCAAGCAAAACGAGAAGCCGTTGCACTCGTTCCACCGTCAGCAAGTGTATTAACCGTGATGGACATTGCACCGCATTTAAGTCATCGATCGAAGATTACAACCGCAACGGTCGCGTTTGATGCGTCGAAAGCACTCGATTTCTCAACCATTCCAAATTACGAAGCAGTCCTATTAGATGTGCGTCATACGAACGATTTCACGGCTCCGCAGGAATTCCTAAATCAAGTTCTTCAAACGGTTCAGACGGACGATCGCTTTAATCTCAAGTACCAGCGCGATGATGTGTATCTGTTTCTCAGAAAGTTTTGA